From the Wolbachia endosymbiont (group B) of Protocalliphora azurea genome, one window contains:
- a CDS encoding F0F1 ATP synthase subunit epsilon — protein MNTFKVQFFSPDNRISFDEVVSLSVNGLEGELVILAYHSPYLIYLLPGIITAQMSNQTKEKVVIDNGILEVANNNCSIITNQIQVFDHLTHDEESLKDKRVGIYLSYLDVKSL, from the coding sequence ATGAACACTTTTAAGGTGCAATTTTTTTCTCCTGATAATCGAATTTCATTCGATGAAGTGGTTTCGCTTTCAGTGAATGGGCTTGAAGGAGAGCTAGTGATTTTAGCTTACCATTCTCCTTACTTAATTTATTTATTGCCTGGTATAATTACTGCTCAAATGAGTAACCAGACAAAGGAAAAAGTTGTAATTGATAATGGTATATTAGAGGTTGCAAATAATAATTGTAGCATTATAACGAATCAAATTCAGGTTTTTGATCATTTGACTCATGATGAGGAATCATTAAAAGATAAGAGAGTTGGTATATATTTAAGTTATCTTGATGTCAAATCTCTTTAG
- the fsa gene encoding fructose-6-phosphate aldolase: protein MEIFLDSVDLNEIKELKEFIDGITTNPSLIAKSGHKDKYEDLVSEICSIIKGPVSVEVVADSHEDMVKEGLKLAKIASNIVVKLPLTHEGLISCKKLWTEHKIPANITLCFSPGQALFAAKAGACFISPFVGRLDDISYDGLSLIEDICTIYSNYNFKTKVLVASVRSPAHVIEAARLGAHSITVPAKILRQLINHPLTDQGLAIFEKDWGVKQ from the coding sequence ATGGAAATTTTTCTTGATAGTGTTGATTTGAATGAAATTAAGGAGCTAAAAGAGTTCATTGATGGTATAACAACTAATCCTTCTTTAATAGCAAAATCTGGACATAAAGATAAGTACGAAGATTTAGTAAGCGAAATATGTTCTATTATAAAAGGACCTGTTAGTGTTGAAGTTGTTGCAGATAGCCATGAAGATATGGTTAAGGAAGGCCTTAAGTTAGCGAAAATCGCTAGTAATATCGTAGTAAAGTTACCTCTTACACATGAAGGATTAATTTCTTGTAAAAAGTTGTGGACAGAACATAAAATACCTGCTAACATTACATTATGTTTTTCTCCTGGACAAGCACTGTTTGCCGCTAAGGCCGGTGCTTGTTTTATTTCTCCCTTTGTTGGTCGCCTTGATGATATAAGCTATGATGGCTTATCGCTAATAGAAGATATATGCACTATATATTCTAATTATAATTTTAAGACAAAAGTTCTTGTTGCATCAGTAAGAAGTCCAGCACATGTAATAGAAGCTGCACGGCTTGGTGCTCATTCAATTACTGTGCCAGCAAAAATACTTAGACAGTTAATTAATCATCCACTTACTGATCAAGGGCTCGCAATATTTGAAAAAGACTGGGGCGTAAAACAATAA
- a CDS encoding SDR family NAD(P)-dependent oxidoreductase, with the protein MDRKTCLITGASSGIGESLARLLIKDRWFVVGIARRTEKLEKLKEELGSNFLPITCDVSKSENIKNSSDFLKKQNIIPNLFFLNAGCGEIEDKFHTNIHRKTFETNYFGVINWIEEWIHHNSLATFAVISSLVAMHATPHASAYCASKAALKSCFQSLKIQYSNSSTKFITIMPGPVKTDMFKSNKPLPFIWEPEKAAAYILKSIFKGKKVIAFPIFWRLFFHILQILPTKMTARILR; encoded by the coding sequence ATGGATAGAAAAACTTGTCTCATTACAGGAGCATCATCTGGCATTGGAGAAAGTCTAGCACGGTTGCTCATTAAAGATCGATGGTTTGTGGTTGGCATTGCAAGGCGCACTGAAAAACTGGAAAAATTAAAAGAAGAATTAGGTAGTAATTTTTTACCTATAACATGTGATGTAAGCAAAAGTGAAAATATTAAAAACTCGTCTGATTTTTTAAAAAAGCAAAATATTATACCAAATCTCTTTTTTCTTAATGCAGGATGTGGCGAAATAGAAGATAAGTTTCATACCAACATTCATAGAAAAACATTTGAAACCAATTATTTTGGCGTTATCAACTGGATTGAAGAATGGATTCATCATAATTCCTTGGCAACTTTTGCGGTTATATCTTCTCTTGTTGCTATGCATGCAACACCACATGCTTCTGCATACTGTGCCAGCAAAGCAGCACTAAAAAGTTGTTTTCAATCACTAAAAATCCAATATTCTAACAGTAGCACAAAGTTTATCACCATAATGCCAGGGCCAGTAAAAACAGATATGTTTAAGTCTAATAAACCACTTCCCTTTATATGGGAGCCAGAAAAAGCTGCAGCATATATTTTAAAAAGTATATTTAAAGGAAAGAAAGTTATAGCGTTTCCAATTTTCTGGCGGTTATTTTTTCATATTTTACAAATTCTTCCCACTAAAATGACTGCAAGAATCTTACGATAA